A single genomic interval of Mycolicibacterium holsaticum DSM 44478 = JCM 12374 harbors:
- the rnhA gene encoding ribonuclease HI codes for MEDVVVIHTDGGCRPNPGPGGWGAVLRHRRHVREMYGGETSLTSNNRMELTAPIMALEALTRPVVVHLHTDSTYVRNGITKWVLGWERNGWRTAAKQPVKNVDLWQRLQAACARHRVEWFWVKGHAGVADNELADELATRGLHEALAAPLGTG; via the coding sequence ATGGAGGATGTTGTGGTCATCCACACCGACGGTGGCTGTCGGCCCAACCCCGGTCCCGGCGGCTGGGGCGCGGTGCTGCGGCACCGCCGACACGTGCGCGAGATGTACGGCGGCGAAACGAGCCTCACCAGTAACAACCGAATGGAGCTGACGGCGCCGATCATGGCGTTGGAGGCGCTCACCCGACCGGTGGTGGTGCATCTGCACACCGACAGCACCTATGTCCGAAACGGCATCACGAAGTGGGTTCTCGGCTGGGAGCGCAACGGGTGGCGGACAGCGGCCAAGCAGCCGGTCAAGAACGTCGACCTGTGGCAGCGGTTGCAGGCGGCGTGTGCGCGGCACCGCGTCGAGTGGTTCTGGGTGAAGGGGCACGCGGGTGTCGCCGACAACGAACTGGCCGACGAACTGGCCACCCGCGGGCTGCACGAAGCACTCGCGGCGCCACTGGGCACCGGCTGA
- a CDS encoding glycoside hydrolase family 6 protein, which translates to MKSSAVSAVVRWTVPFLSVTAIAGMALVADPVKVEPAPHVRLAAEANPLAGMPFYVNPQSKARVAADGANPPSPELNAIADTPTAYWMDHLSTPAVDAKYIAAAQAAGAMPILALYGIPNRDCGSFAAGGFGSAGAYRGWIDGVAAAIGSGPAAVILEPDALAMADCLSADQRQERVDLMRYAIDTLTRNPATAVYVDAGHPRWVSVENMAARLNEVGVAKARGFSLNTANFFTTEESIGYGAAISGLTNGAHFVIDTSRNGAGPTDEELYWCNPQGRALGARPTTQTGNPQVDAYLWVKRPGESDGACRNGAPPAGRFVNQYAIDLARNAGW; encoded by the coding sequence GTGAAGTCCTCAGCTGTCTCCGCAGTCGTCCGCTGGACCGTCCCCTTCCTCTCAGTTACCGCGATTGCCGGCATGGCTCTGGTCGCCGACCCGGTGAAGGTGGAGCCCGCCCCGCACGTCCGACTCGCCGCAGAGGCCAACCCGTTGGCCGGCATGCCGTTCTACGTCAACCCGCAATCGAAGGCCAGGGTCGCCGCGGACGGGGCCAACCCACCGAGCCCCGAGCTGAACGCCATCGCGGATACGCCGACCGCGTACTGGATGGACCACTTATCGACACCCGCGGTGGACGCGAAGTACATCGCCGCGGCGCAGGCGGCCGGCGCCATGCCGATCCTGGCGCTGTACGGAATTCCCAATCGCGACTGCGGCAGCTTCGCCGCCGGCGGGTTCGGGTCGGCCGGCGCCTATCGCGGATGGATCGACGGCGTCGCAGCCGCCATCGGCTCGGGCCCGGCGGCTGTCATCCTCGAACCCGACGCGCTCGCCATGGCCGACTGTCTGTCGGCAGACCAGCGTCAGGAACGCGTCGACCTGATGCGCTACGCGATCGACACGCTGACCCGTAATCCGGCCACGGCCGTGTACGTGGATGCCGGCCACCCGCGCTGGGTGAGTGTGGAGAACATGGCCGCCCGCCTCAACGAGGTGGGGGTGGCCAAGGCGCGCGGCTTCAGCCTCAACACCGCGAATTTCTTCACCACCGAGGAGTCGATCGGATACGGCGCGGCGATTTCCGGGCTCACCAACGGCGCCCACTTCGTCATCGACACGTCGCGCAACGGCGCCGGACCGACCGACGAGGAGTTGTACTGGTGCAACCCGCAGGGCCGGGCGCTCGGTGCGCGGCCGACGACCCAGACCGGCAACCCACAGGTCGACGCTTACCTGTGGGTCAAGCGTCCCGGTGAATCCGACGGGGCGTGCCGCAACGGCGCACCGCCCGCGGGACGTTTCGTGAACCAGTACGCCATCGATTTGGCCCGCAACGCCGGCTGGTAG
- a CDS encoding HNH endonuclease signature motif containing protein yields MYVRTMAGNGLQAAIAGLRAAYEEVAACDLDLLTRPELVAALDEVETLSCQLPTMSHRLLARLRCETTPAEMGAHSWKEVLRVRYRISTKEANRRLTEAELLAPRQSVTGPSLPPALPATAAAQAHGLINAEHVEVIRKSVAKLPGWMDAATRDQFEVDLVRTAVKVGPKELTDTADLTLFLLDQDGPEPTDVDRARKRGVRKSPQGADGMVELRAMLTPEAWAVWEAIFAKYAAPGMCNPDDPEPCTSGTPTQAQIDNDHRTLAQRQHDALVAVGRIALMSGELGRLNGLPVSVIIRTTLQDLESRAGVGTTGGGTVMPIADVVRLAAHANHYLAVFDKATGSAMDLYRARRTASPTQRIMLIARDGGCTKPCCTVGAYGCQAHHVVADWTDGGNTNVDELGLACGPHNRSVDTDGGWTTRMNDRCEVEWLPPSNLDTGQARLNFYHRPERLLRPDDEPEDQPSTEPTNIPVAGPQSDAAPADDNQVVEGESAAARSFPGASEPGGPAPPGDRAA; encoded by the coding sequence ATGTATGTTCGAACTATGGCGGGAAACGGGCTGCAGGCGGCGATAGCCGGGTTGCGCGCCGCCTATGAAGAGGTGGCGGCGTGCGATCTGGACCTGTTGACCCGCCCTGAACTGGTGGCCGCTCTCGATGAGGTGGAAACGTTGTCGTGTCAGCTGCCGACGATGAGCCACCGCTTGCTGGCGCGTCTGCGGTGCGAGACGACGCCGGCGGAGATGGGCGCCCACTCGTGGAAAGAAGTGCTGCGGGTTCGCTACCGGATCTCGACGAAAGAGGCGAACCGGCGGTTGACGGAAGCCGAACTGTTGGCGCCGCGCCAGTCGGTGACGGGTCCGTCGCTGCCGCCGGCGTTACCCGCCACCGCCGCCGCTCAAGCGCACGGGCTGATCAACGCCGAACACGTCGAGGTCATCCGCAAATCGGTGGCCAAGTTGCCGGGATGGATGGATGCGGCCACCCGCGACCAGTTCGAGGTCGACCTGGTGCGTACGGCGGTCAAAGTCGGGCCCAAAGAACTCACCGACACCGCTGACCTGACGTTGTTTCTGCTGGATCAGGACGGACCGGAGCCCACCGACGTCGACCGGGCCCGCAAGCGTGGGGTCAGGAAGTCCCCACAGGGCGCCGACGGGATGGTGGAACTGCGCGCAATGCTGACCCCGGAGGCGTGGGCGGTGTGGGAGGCGATTTTCGCCAAGTACGCCGCACCTGGCATGTGTAACCCCGACGATCCCGAACCGTGCACGTCGGGCACGCCGACGCAGGCCCAGATCGACAACGACCACCGCACCCTGGCCCAACGTCAGCACGATGCGCTGGTCGCCGTCGGGCGCATCGCGTTGATGAGCGGTGAACTCGGCCGGCTCAACGGGCTGCCGGTGTCGGTCATCATCCGAACCACGTTGCAGGACTTGGAGTCTCGCGCCGGGGTCGGCACCACAGGCGGCGGCACCGTCATGCCGATCGCCGATGTGGTCCGGCTGGCCGCGCACGCCAACCACTATCTGGCGGTGTTCGACAAAGCAACCGGATCAGCGATGGATCTGTACCGCGCCAGGCGCACCGCCTCGCCGACGCAGCGGATCATGTTGATCGCCCGCGACGGCGGATGCACCAAACCGTGCTGCACGGTCGGCGCATACGGTTGTCAAGCCCATCATGTGGTGGCGGATTGGACCGACGGCGGCAACACCAACGTCGACGAACTCGGGCTGGCCTGCGGACCGCACAACCGCAGCGTCGACACCGACGGCGGCTGGACCACCCGGATGAACGACCGCTGCGAAGTCGAATGGCTACCACCATCCAACCTGGACACCGGCCAAGCCCGACTCAACTTCTACCACCGACCCGAACGCCTCCTGCGGCCCGACGACGAGCCCGAAGACCAACCGTCAACCGAACCCACCAACATCCCGGTTGCAGGCCCGCAGTCGGATGCCGCGCCCGCCGACGACAACCAGGTCGTCGAAGGCGAATCGGCTGCCGCGCGGTCATTCCCCGGAGCCAGCGAGCCCGGCGGTCCGGCGCCCCCAGGAGACCGGGCGGCCTGA
- a CDS encoding MFS transporter, with protein sequence MSSSAAGARTKERLPPEVWVLIASNAVIALGYGVVSPVLPEYARHFGVGIGAATFVITAFAVMRLLFAPAAGQLVQRLGERRIYVSGLLIVALSTGVCAFAQTYWQLLLFRSIGGIGSTMFFISALGLMIRISPPDARGRVAGMFSSAFLVGSVGGPVLGSLTAGFGLSAPFLIYGGALAIAAAVVFISLRHSSLAAPAPDVQIKVTFAEAFRNGAYRAALLSNFATGWSAFGLRIALVPLFVVEVLDRGVGTAGLALATFAIGNVVAVIPSGHLSDRVGRRILLIIGLTAAGAATIAVGFSDDLTVFLVTAFLAGAATGMFSSPQQAAVADVIGNKARGGTALAGFQMMADLGSIVGSLLVGQIAQHLSFAWSFVISGVILLAAAVGWCFAPETRLPSAEHTPARPLGPEAAGELP encoded by the coding sequence GTGAGTTCGTCCGCGGCGGGTGCACGCACCAAGGAGCGGTTGCCCCCCGAAGTCTGGGTGCTGATCGCCTCGAATGCCGTGATCGCGCTGGGCTACGGGGTGGTGTCGCCGGTGTTGCCCGAGTACGCCCGCCATTTCGGCGTGGGTATCGGCGCGGCGACGTTTGTCATCACGGCCTTCGCGGTGATGCGGCTGTTGTTCGCTCCGGCAGCTGGTCAGCTCGTGCAGCGCCTGGGGGAGCGGCGCATCTATGTCAGCGGGTTGCTGATCGTCGCGCTGTCCACCGGGGTGTGCGCGTTCGCCCAGACGTACTGGCAGCTGTTGTTGTTCCGGTCGATCGGCGGGATCGGCTCGACCATGTTCTTCATCTCGGCGCTGGGGTTGATGATCCGGATCAGCCCGCCCGACGCCCGCGGCCGGGTGGCAGGCATGTTCTCCTCGGCGTTCCTGGTCGGTTCGGTGGGCGGGCCGGTGTTGGGCAGCCTGACCGCCGGTTTCGGGTTGTCCGCACCGTTCCTGATCTACGGTGGTGCACTCGCGATCGCGGCCGCAGTGGTGTTCATCAGCCTGCGGCACTCCTCGCTGGCCGCCCCGGCGCCGGATGTCCAGATCAAGGTCACCTTCGCCGAGGCGTTCCGCAACGGGGCGTATCGGGCCGCGCTGTTGTCGAACTTCGCCACCGGGTGGTCGGCGTTCGGTCTGCGCATCGCGCTGGTGCCGCTGTTCGTCGTCGAGGTTCTCGACCGCGGCGTCGGCACGGCCGGCCTGGCGCTGGCGACGTTCGCAATCGGCAACGTGGTCGCCGTCATCCCCAGCGGGCACCTGTCGGACCGGGTCGGGCGCCGGATCCTGCTCATCATCGGGCTGACGGCGGCGGGCGCGGCCACAATCGCGGTCGGGTTCAGCGACGACCTGACAGTGTTCTTGGTCACGGCGTTCTTGGCGGGTGCGGCGACGGGGATGTTCAGCTCGCCGCAGCAGGCCGCCGTCGCCGACGTCATCGGCAACAAGGCGCGCGGCGGCACCGCCTTGGCCGGGTTTCAGATGATGGCCGATCTGGGTTCGATCGTGGGTTCGCTGCTGGTCGGGCAGATCGCTCAGCACCTGTCGTTCGCGTGGTCGTTCGTGATCAGCGGTGTGATTCTGCTGGCCGCCGCTGTCGGGTGGTGCTTCGCGCCCGAAACCCGCCTTCCGTCGGCCGAACATACTCCGGCGCGCCCGCTCGGACCCGAAGCCGCCGGGGAGCTGCCGTGA
- the pgm gene encoding phosphoglucomutase (alpha-D-glucose-1,6-bisphosphate-dependent) — translation MAANPRAGQPAQPEDLIDVAAVVTAYYTTEPDPADPDQQVVFGTSGHRGSSLDASFNEAHILATTQAIVEYRAAQGTTGPLFIGRDTHALSEPAWESALEVLAANDVVTMIDSADRYTPTPAISHAILTYNRGRSDGLADGIVVTPSHNPPRDGGFKYNPPNGGPADTDATGAIAKRANELLAGGLKDVRQIPLSQAMSRVKRHDYLNAYVDDLSNVVDMHAISAEGIRIGADPLGGASVDYWGAIAERHKLDLTVVHPYVDPTWAFMTLDTDGKIRMDCSSPHAMAPLVANRDVYQIATGNDPDADRHGIVTPDAGLLNPNHYLAVAIDYLYNHRADWPPATAVGKTTVSSSIIDRVAAGLGRKLVEVPVGFKWFVDGLLSGTIGFGGEESAGASFLRRDGTVWTTDKDGIILALLASEMLAVTGSTPSQRYEALAETYGAPTYARIQAPADREQKARLAKLSPEQVTATELAGEPITAKLTSAPGNGAPLGGLKVTTENAWFAARPSGTEDVYKIYAESFRGPEHLAQVQDAAKEVVNKVVK, via the coding sequence ATGGCGGCCAATCCGCGTGCCGGTCAGCCGGCGCAACCCGAAGACCTCATCGACGTCGCTGCGGTGGTCACCGCGTACTACACGACCGAACCGGACCCGGCCGATCCCGATCAACAGGTGGTGTTCGGCACGTCCGGGCACCGCGGGTCGAGCCTGGACGCGTCGTTCAACGAGGCGCACATTCTGGCCACCACGCAGGCGATCGTGGAATACCGCGCCGCGCAGGGCACCACCGGTCCGCTGTTCATCGGGCGTGACACCCATGCGCTCTCCGAACCGGCGTGGGAGTCGGCGCTGGAGGTGCTGGCCGCCAACGACGTTGTGACGATGATCGATTCAGCCGACCGCTACACGCCGACACCGGCGATCAGCCACGCGATCCTGACCTACAACCGCGGCCGCAGCGACGGCCTGGCCGACGGCATCGTCGTCACCCCGTCACACAACCCGCCGCGCGACGGCGGCTTCAAGTACAACCCGCCCAACGGTGGCCCCGCCGACACCGACGCCACCGGTGCCATCGCCAAACGCGCCAACGAACTGCTGGCCGGCGGGCTCAAGGACGTGCGGCAGATCCCGCTGTCGCAGGCGATGAGCCGGGTGAAGCGACACGACTACCTCAACGCCTACGTCGACGACCTGTCCAACGTCGTCGACATGCACGCGATCAGCGCCGAGGGTATCCGCATCGGCGCCGACCCGCTCGGCGGTGCCAGCGTCGACTACTGGGGCGCGATCGCCGAGCGGCACAAGCTCGATCTCACGGTGGTGCATCCGTACGTGGATCCGACGTGGGCGTTCATGACGTTGGACACTGACGGCAAGATCCGGATGGACTGCAGCTCACCCCATGCGATGGCGCCGTTGGTGGCCAACCGCGATGTGTATCAGATCGCGACCGGCAACGACCCCGACGCCGACCGGCACGGCATCGTCACACCCGACGCCGGACTGCTCAACCCGAACCATTACCTGGCGGTGGCGATCGACTACCTCTACAACCACCGGGCGGACTGGCCGCCTGCCACGGCGGTGGGCAAGACCACGGTCAGTTCGTCGATCATCGACCGGGTGGCCGCCGGGCTGGGACGCAAACTGGTCGAGGTGCCGGTCGGTTTCAAGTGGTTCGTCGACGGATTGCTCAGCGGCACCATCGGTTTCGGTGGCGAGGAGAGCGCAGGCGCGTCGTTTCTGCGGCGCGACGGGACGGTGTGGACCACCGACAAGGACGGCATCATCTTGGCGCTGTTGGCATCGGAGATGCTCGCGGTCACCGGTTCGACGCCGTCGCAGCGCTACGAGGCGCTCGCCGAGACGTACGGCGCCCCGACCTATGCCCGCATCCAGGCGCCTGCTGATCGCGAGCAGAAGGCGCGGCTGGCCAAGCTGTCGCCCGAGCAGGTGACGGCCACCGAGCTGGCCGGCGAACCGATCACCGCCAAGCTGACATCCGCGCCGGGCAACGGGGCGCCGCTCGGCGGTTTGAAGGTGACGACCGAGAACGCGTGGTTCGCCGCGCGCCCGTCAGGCACCGAGGACGTCTACAAGATCTACGCCGAATCGTTTCGCGGGCCCGAGCATCTGGCACAGGTGCAGGACGCGGCCAAGGAAGTGGTCAATAAGGTCGTCAAATAG
- the crcB gene encoding fluoride efflux transporter CrcB produces the protein MRGGTAILCVVFGYDGRELIAVFVGGALGTVARAALETLAAPDPGRWPWPTFVANIVGAFLLGYFTTRLLERLPVSSYRRPLLGTGLCGGLTTFSTMQVETLKMLEFRHYGLAVGYTTASIAAGLLALYIATALVRRVRVRG, from the coding sequence ATGCGCGGCGGTACCGCCATACTTTGCGTTGTGTTCGGTTACGACGGCCGTGAGCTCATCGCGGTGTTCGTCGGCGGTGCGCTCGGCACGGTTGCCCGCGCAGCGCTCGAGACGCTGGCCGCACCTGACCCGGGGCGGTGGCCATGGCCGACGTTTGTCGCCAACATTGTCGGCGCATTTCTGTTGGGCTACTTCACCACCCGCCTGCTCGAGCGGTTGCCGGTCTCGAGTTACCGCCGCCCATTGCTGGGCACCGGCCTGTGCGGCGGGCTGACCACGTTCTCCACCATGCAGGTCGAAACCCTCAAGATGCTCGAGTTCCGCCACTACGGGCTGGCCGTCGGTTACACCACCGCCAGCATCGCGGCCGGCCTACTTGCCCTCTACATCGCCACCGCGCTGGTGCGGCGCGTCCGAGTGCGCGGATGA
- the crcB gene encoding fluoride efflux transporter CrcB, with protein sequence MTTAAVWAAVPFIGGLGAVLRFVVDRTVSKRTGAAFPYGTLVVNISGALLLGFVAGLALPTHLALLAGTAFVGSYTTFSTWMLETHRLGEERQLGPAVANIGVSLVLGLAAAACGLWLGTRL encoded by the coding sequence ATGACGACCGCCGCGGTCTGGGCCGCTGTGCCGTTCATCGGCGGTCTCGGAGCGGTGCTGCGTTTCGTCGTCGACCGCACGGTGTCGAAACGAACCGGCGCCGCCTTCCCCTACGGCACGTTGGTGGTCAACATCAGCGGCGCGTTGCTGCTCGGGTTTGTGGCGGGCCTTGCGCTGCCCACCCATCTGGCGTTGTTGGCGGGCACCGCGTTCGTCGGCTCCTATACGACGTTCTCGACGTGGATGCTAGAGACCCACCGGCTCGGCGAAGAGCGCCAGCTGGGTCCGGCGGTCGCCAACATCGGCGTCAGCCTGGTGCTGGGTCTTGCCGCGGCGGCGTGCGGCCTGTGGCTGGGGACGCGCCTGTGA
- a CDS encoding DUF190 domain-containing protein: protein MTADYLKLTCYFGERHRAGSRFLAEALANLYADAAVEVSVLLRGVASFGPRHVLRTDQSLSLSEDPPVVVTAVDTAQKMAGLAEQAAAMTTQGLVTLERIRPVDRQDATTPEVAMLTVYVGRYDRVARQPTHRVVCDILYEHGFAGATAFLGVDGTRGGQRQQARFFGGNRHVPVMITSVGGAAQVDDAMSALRAVVDDPVMTVERAHLCKRDGQLVERPPVLPPADGDGAPLWQKLTIRTSEATLHDGVPIHRALVRRLYESAAVSGATALRGVWGFHGGHKPHGDRLIQLARQVPVSTVIVDTPERIAACFDVVDEVTAEHGLVTSELVPAMVSIDGGERLGGTRLARHHF from the coding sequence GTGACCGCCGACTACCTCAAGCTCACCTGCTACTTCGGTGAACGTCACCGCGCCGGCAGCCGGTTTCTGGCCGAGGCGCTCGCCAACCTCTACGCCGACGCCGCCGTCGAAGTCAGCGTCCTGCTCCGCGGTGTCGCCAGCTTCGGTCCCCGCCATGTGTTGCGCACCGACCAGTCCCTGAGCCTGTCTGAGGATCCGCCCGTTGTGGTCACCGCGGTCGACACCGCGCAGAAAATGGCCGGCCTCGCCGAGCAGGCCGCCGCGATGACGACGCAGGGGCTGGTCACCCTCGAGCGCATCCGGCCCGTGGACCGGCAGGACGCGACGACACCCGAGGTCGCGATGCTGACCGTATACGTCGGCCGCTACGACCGCGTGGCCAGGCAGCCGACCCACCGCGTCGTGTGCGACATCCTCTACGAGCATGGATTTGCCGGTGCCACTGCGTTTCTCGGTGTCGACGGCACCCGGGGCGGACAGCGGCAACAAGCCCGGTTCTTCGGCGGCAACCGGCACGTTCCGGTGATGATCACCTCGGTCGGCGGTGCCGCGCAGGTCGATGACGCGATGTCGGCGTTGCGCGCCGTCGTCGACGACCCGGTCATGACGGTGGAACGCGCGCACCTGTGCAAGCGCGACGGGCAGCTCGTGGAGCGCCCGCCGGTGTTGCCGCCCGCCGACGGCGACGGCGCACCGCTGTGGCAGAAGCTGACGATCCGGACCTCCGAGGCAACCCTGCACGACGGTGTGCCGATCCACCGGGCGCTCGTGCGGCGCCTGTACGAGTCCGCGGCGGTGAGCGGCGCAACCGCGCTGCGCGGTGTGTGGGGTTTCCACGGTGGCCATAAACCGCACGGCGACAGGCTGATTCAGCTTGCCCGGCAGGTCCCGGTCAGCACCGTGATCGTTGACACCCCTGAGCGGATCGCGGCCTGCTTCGACGTCGTCGACGAGGTGACCGCCGAACACGGCCTGGTCACCAGCGAGCTGGTGCCCGCGATGGTGTCCATCGACGGCGGCGAGCGGCTCGGCGGCACGCGGCTGGCCCGGCACCACTTCTGA
- a CDS encoding acyl carrier protein, with amino-acid sequence MKPSTPEAVNAALTEILRDDMNVDVSRITRESRLIDDVGLDSVAFAVGMVAIEDRLGVAIEEEDLLSCNTVGDLEAAILAKAPVAQTNS; translated from the coding sequence GTGAAGCCGTCTACGCCAGAAGCAGTGAATGCCGCGCTCACGGAGATCTTGCGCGACGATATGAACGTCGACGTCAGTCGGATAACCCGGGAATCCCGGCTGATCGACGACGTCGGCCTCGACTCCGTCGCGTTCGCGGTCGGGATGGTGGCGATCGAAGACCGTCTCGGGGTGGCGATCGAAGAAGAAGATCTGCTCAGCTGTAACACGGTCGGCGATCTGGAAGCCGCGATCCTCGCGAAGGCACCTGTCGCACAGACGAACTCGTGA